The Arachis hypogaea cultivar Tifrunner chromosome 19, arahy.Tifrunner.gnm2.J5K5, whole genome shotgun sequence genome has a window encoding:
- the LOC112779488 gene encoding protein REDUCED CHLOROPLAST COVERAGE 3 isoform X2 codes for MAPRSGKGKSNKAKTEKKKKEEKGAPSLVDITVVTPYDSHIVLKGISTDKILDVRRLLAVKVETCHFTNYSLSHEVKGQRLNDRIEVVTLKPCLLRMVEEDYTEEAHAVAHVRRLLDIVACTTRFGKPKRGPLSPESKPKKNAKAQNQIKGGSSPPPTPNGEIRVGSPPAPAERGIPAISDSVGMVAIHPTPKLSDFYEFFSFSHLTPPILHLKKCELKSEEDRSKGDYFQLQVKICNGKVIEVVASEKGFYTVGKQSLQSHTLVDLLQQLSRGFANAYESLMKAFSEHNKFGNLPYGFRANTWLVPPSVAESPSNFPALPAEDESWGGNGGGQGRNGEYELRQWASDFAVLASLPCKTEEERVVRDRKAFLLHSRFVDTSIFKAIKAIQHVMESNMKNESNSPSSILHEERVGDLSVVVKCDIRNRNGKYDSISNESSLHKEDAQKNLLKGLTADESVIVHDTSSLTSVVVHHCGYTATVRVVGNLNISKPNAHDIEIDDQPDGGANALNINSLRLLLHKHVDEPSEGTLSSPPNSDDLDNSKQLVWKVIQDCLEKITQETGVSRRFFRWELGSCWMQHLQKQENSADSSSKNKDDIKDVEQAVKGLGQQFKFLKRREKKESNLDGSDSSEQNDSNKVQQSNEESSSSAELEKLLSNDAFLRLKESGTGLHLKSVDELISMAHKYYDEIALPKLATDFGSLELSPVDGRTLTDFMHLRGLQMRSLGEVVKLAENLPHIQSLCIHEMITRAFKHLLKAVIASVDNVADLSAIIASTLNFLLGGSQTEDADQNLADDHNLRFKWLHIFLSKRFGWTLKDEFQHLRKLSILRGLCQKVGLELVSRDYDMESSKPFSKYDVISLVPVCKHVGCSSVDGRNLLESSKIALDKGKLEDAVNYGTKALAKMMTVCGPYHRTTASAYSLLAVVLYHTGDFNQATIYQQKALDINERELGLDHPDTMKSYGDLSVFYYRLQHIELALKYVNRALFLLHFTCGLSHPNTAATYINVAMMEEGMGNVHVALRYLHEALKCNKRLLGADHIQTAASYHAIAIALSLMEAYSLSVQHEQTTLKILQAKLGPEDLRTQDAAAWLEYFESKAIEQQEAAKNGTPKPDASIASKGHLSVSDLMDFISPDQDSKGNDTQRKQRRAKIVPLNDSHQEHDDGLAEDEGIIFDDSKDATSITKTVEEKNSTVIDSKELKENSGLTRHEPVTSEVVYETSSDEGWQEANSKGRSANPANRKFGHRKRPLLTKVSIDNYNFREGGYRNDTPSPPKKGSPKVTLATLSPSRQSKVRSQNSNEDFVSHPTKASMSKISSPPPSLSSLASKSISYKEVALAPPGTVLKPLLEKVERENNEAENESSTSSTVISTNEGTCQSSIVDSASKHDETQGTHETEIQQENCSSESEVSPVPDQVKPTETNGSKLSAAAKPFNPGMLSMSNHHLSIYDANVSQGMLVEPVLPPAAARVPCGPRSPLYYRTNYAFRMKHGFTKSHTPIRERTYGAPRIMNPHAPEFVPRNASQLDTGNANVSSEENKADEKFVKGKDSSLKSSISESEKSEIARQILLSFLVKSVQQNIDSVDESKASEGKHEKSENSSSDAIAKDSAIIKITYGDEENNKVPNSSDSEEPEDVSRKVNGDGEGFIVVTKRRKSKQKITNGVTELHNQQSICASVR; via the exons ATGGCCCCAAGGTCAGGAAAAGGGAAATCAAATAAAGCTAAgactgagaagaagaaaaaagaagagaaag GAGCACCTTCTCTTGTTGACATAACTGTGGTTACTCCCTATGATTCACATATTGTATTGAAG GGTATCTCTACTGATAAGATACTTGATGTAAGGAGGCTATTGGCTGTGAAAGTGGAGACATGCCATTTTACAAACTATTCTCTATCTCATGAG GTTAAGGGTCAGAGATTAAATGACAGAATTGAAGTTGTTACCCTAAAGCCATGTCTTCTAAGAATGGTTGAAG AGGATTACACAGAGGAAGCTCATGCTGTTGCACACGTGCGGAGGCTGTTGGACATAGTGGCCTGCACAACAAGGTTCGGGAAGCCCAAACGAGGCCCATTAAGCCCAGAATCTAAGCCCAAGAAGAACGCTAAGGCCCAAAATCAGATTAAGGGAGGTTCGAGTCCACCGCCTACACCTAATGGCGAAATCCGTGTCGGATCTCCGCCGGCGCCGGCGGAGCGGGGTATTCCGGCGATATCAGATAGCGTTGGCATGGTGGCGATTCACCCAACGCCGAAGCTTTCAGATTTTTACgagttcttctctttctctcaccTCACTCCACCTATTCTAC ATTTGAAGAAATGTGAGCTGAAAAGTGAAGAAGATAGAAGTAAAGGAGACTACTTTCAGCTTcag GTTAAAATCTGCAATGGGAAGGTAATAGAAGTGGTGGCTTCAGAGAAAGGGTTTTATACTGTTGGAAAACAATCTCTGCAAAGTCACACTTTGGTTGATCTTCTGCAACAGCTAAGCCGAGGTTTCGCTAAT GCATATGAATCTTTAATGAAAGCTTTCTCGGAACATAACAAG TTTGGCAATCTTCCATATGGATTCCGAGCAAATACCTGGCTTGTCCCTCCATCTGTTGCCGAGTCACCTTCAAACTTTCCTGCCCTTCCTGCTGAGGACGAAAGCTGGGGTGGTAATGGTGGTGGCCAAGGTAGAAATGGTGAATATGAGCTTAGACAATGGGCTTCAGATTTTGCAGTATTGGCTTCTCTTCCATGCAAAACTGAAGAGGAGCGAGTGGTCCGAGATAGAAAAGCTTTCCTGCTGCACAGTCGATTTGTTGATACCTCGATATTCAAGGCCATCAAAGCAATACAGCATGTCATGGAATCCAATATGAAGAATGAATCAAATTCTCCAAGTTCGATTCTGCATGAAGAGCGCGTAGGAGACTTGTCAGTTGTTGTCAAATGTGATATTCGCAACAGAAATGGAAAGTATGATTCTATATCTAATGAATCCAGTCTGCATAAGGAGGATGCTCAGAAGAATTTGCTCAAAGGTTTGACTGCAGATGAAAGTGTAATTGTTCAT GATACATCTTCATTAACTTCTGTAGTTGTGCATCATTGTGGATATACTGCAACGGTAAGGGTCGTAGGTAACTTAAATATTAGCAAGCCTAATGCTCACGATATTGAAATAGACGATCAACCAGATGGAGGGGCAAATGCTCTTAACATCAACAG TTTGAGGCTACTGCTTCACAAACATGTAGACGAACCCTCAGAAGGAACTTTATCATCTCCACCAAATTCAGATGACTTAGATAACTCTAAGCAACTTGTCTGGAAGGTAATACAAGATTGCTTGGAAAAGATAACACAGGAGACGGGTGTTTCAAGGAGGTTTTTTAGATGGGAACTTGGTTCCTGTTGGATGCAACATCTgcagaaacaagaaaattcagcAGATAGTAGTTCCAAAAACAAAGACGACATCAAGGATGTTGAGCAAGCTGTTAAAGGTCTTGGAcagcaatttaaatttttaaagaggagggaaaagaaagaaagtaatcTCGATGGTTCAGATTCTAGTGAGCAAAATGATTCTAATAAAGTTCAGCAATCCAATGAAGAGTCAAGTAGCTCTGCTGAGTTGGAGAAACTACTTTCCAACGATGCATTTTTGCGTCTTAAAGAATCTGGAACTGGTCTCCATTTAAAG TCAGTGGATGAGCTAATCAGCATGGCACACAAGTATTATGACGAAATTGCTTTGCCAAAGCTG GCTACAGACTTCGGATCACTTGAACTTTCTCCAGTTGATGGTCGTACACTAactgattttatgcatttaagaGGACTGCAAATGCGATCTTTGGGTGAAGTG GTTAAACTTGCTGAGAATCTTCCACACATACAATCCCTTTGTATTCATGAGATGATTACTAGAGCCTTTAAGCATCTGCTTAAAGCTGTAATTGCCTCTGTTGACAATGTAGCAGACTTATCTGCCATCATTGCATCAACGCTGAATTTCTTACTCGGAGGATCTCAAACGGAGGATGCTGACCAAAATTTGGCTGATGACCATAATCTCAGATTTAAATGGTTACATATATTTTTGTCCAAAAGATTTGGATGGACACTAAAGGATGAATTTCAACATTTGAGGAAGTTGTCAATTCTCAGAGGGCTCTGTCAAAAG GTAGGATTGGAATTGGTATCAAGAGATTATGACATGGAATCCTCAAAGCCTTTCAGCAAATATGATGTTATCAGCCTAGTTCCTGTGTGCAAG CATGTAGGATGCTCCTCAGTTGACGGACGTAATTTATTGGAATCGTCAAAAATCGCTCTTGATAAAGGAAAGCTTGAGGATGCTGTAAATTATGGAACTAAG GCGCTGGCAAAGATGATGACTGTTTGTGGACCTTATCATCGAACTACGGCTAGTGCATACAGTCTTCTAGCTGTGGTTCTCTACCACACTGGAGATTTTAACCAG GCCACCATATATCAGCAGAAGGCCTTGGACATAAACGAGAGGGAGCTTGGGCTTGATCATCCTGACACAATGAAAAGCTATGGGGATCTTTCGGTCTTTTATTATCGTTTGCAGCACATTGAGCTTGCTCTGAA GTATGTCAACCGTGCTctattccttcttcattttacGTGTGGGCTTTCCCATCCTAACACAGCTGCGACATATATAAATGTCGCGATGATGGAAGAGGGAATGGGAAATGTCCATGTGGCACTCAGATACTTGCATGAAGCTCTTAAATGCAACAAAAGATTGTTAGGAGCTGATCATATAcag ACTGCTGCTAGCTATCACGCCATTGCGATAGCACTTTCATTGATGGAAGCATATTCACTGAGTGTGCAACATGAACAAACTACACTCAAGATACTTCAAGCAAAGCTTGGACCTGAAGATCTTCGTACACAG GATGCGGCGGCATGGCTTGAATATTTCGAATCGAAAGCCATAGAGCAGCAAGAAGCGGCtaaaaatggaactccaaagccGGATGCATCTATTGCAAGTAAAGGCCACCTTAG TGTGTCAGATCTCATGGATTTCATAAGTCCTGATCAAGACTCAAAAGGAAATGATACTCAGAGGAAACAACGTCGTGCAAAG ATAGTCCCACTGAATGATTCCCATCAAGAACATGATGATGGACTAGCAGAGGATGAGGGAATTATTTTTGATGACTCAAAAGATGCTACGAGTATTACAAAGACGGTGGAAGAAAAAAACAGCACAGTTATTGATTCCaaagaactaaaagaaaatagTGGTCTAACTAGGCATGAGCCAGTGACAAGTGAAGTAGTCTACGAGACATCGTCCGATGAAGGTTGGCAAGAAGCTAATTCAAAAGGGCGGTCTGCAAACCCAGCCAACCGCAAATTTGGACACAGAAAACGTCCTCTTTTGACAAAGGTCAGTattgataattataattttagagaAGGCGGTTACAGGAATGACACTCCTTCACCACCAAAGAAGGGATCTCCAAAAGTCACTTTAGCTACTCTGTCTCCATCTAGACAATCGAAAGTTCGCAGCCAGAATTCCAACGAGGATTTTGTTAGTCATCCTACAAAAGCTTCCATGTCCAAAATTTCGTCTCCTCCGCCGTCTCTAAGTTCCTTGGCTTCCAAGTCTATATCATACAAAGAAGTTGCGCTGGCACCACCAGGTACGGTTTTAAAGCCACTGTTGGAGAAAGTTGAGAGGGAAAATAATGAGGCCGAAAATGAGTCATCCACCAGTTCAACTGTGATATCAACAAATGAAGGAACTTGCCAAAGTTCCATAGTTGATTCAGCTTCAAAGCATGATGAAACTCAAGGAACTCATGAAACcgaaattcaacaagaaaattgTTCCTCGGAATCTGAGGTTTCCCCTGTTCCAGATCAGGTAAAACCTACAGAAACTAATGGTAGTAAGCTTTCGGCCGCGGCAAAACCATTCAATCCAGGAATGTTGTCTATGTCAAACCACCATTTAAGCATATATGATGCTAATGTTAGCCAAGGCATGCTTGTTGAGCCTGTTCTTCCTCCTGCTGCTGCTAGAGTTCCTTGTGGTCCAAGATCACCTCTATATTATCGAACCAACTATGCGTTTCGCATGAAGCATGGTTTCACTAAAAGCCATACTCCTATCAGGGAAAGAACATATGGTGCTCCAAGAATCATGAATCCACATGCACCCGAGTTTGTTCCCAGAAATGCTTCTCAATTAGACACTGGCAATGCCAATGTTTCATCCGAAGAAAACAAGGCCGATGAGAAATTCGTCAAAGGCAAAGATAGTTCTCTGAAAAGCAGCATTTCTGAGTCCGAGAAGTCGGAGATAGCAAGGCAGATATTGCTCAGTTTTCTTGTGAAATCTGTTCAGCAGAACATTGATTCTGTGGATGAGTCGAAAGCTAGCGAAGGAAAGCATGAAAAGTCAGAGAACTCTTCTTCTGATGCAATAGCTAAAGACAGTGCTATCATAAAAATCACGTATGGGGATGAAGAAAATAACAAGGTTCCAAATTCCAGTGATAGTGAAGAGCCTGAGGATGTAAGTAGAAAAGTGAATGGAGATGGTGAAGGATTCATAGTTGTAACAAAGAGGAGGAAAAGCAAGCAAAAGATCACAAATGGGGTCACAGAATTGCACAACCAACAATCCATATGTGCTTCAGTTCGTTGA